One Cupriavidus taiwanensis LMG 19424 DNA segment encodes these proteins:
- a CDS encoding carbohydrate porin, with protein sequence MPNKINCSRCWSAYLRAVTSVILAVGAASGHAYDVSTSPYLLGDWGGTRTRLEEQGVAFSFGYVSEVAHNFSGGTDRLTRYTDQWAFGTTLDTNKLWGWQGGTFQFTMTDRNGRNLGADANIGNNMLIQEVFGRGQTWLLTQLWMNQKLLEDRLELKLGRLTVGEDFFSFSCDFQNLTFCGAQPGNLVGSYWLNWPTSVWGSRLKYHTSQETYVQTGVYQVNPNYVDESWLRHNGWKPINPSGTTGALIPMEVAWLPTWQGRPGSYKVGGWYNTSDGNDLFLDVNGNPRGVTGLDPLKRSGQYGVYLNFQQQVTGTNGGRGATVFFNFSHADRNTAQLDHQITMGVQYKGLFEGRARDSIGFAVGATHNNARYADFVKQNNARTGQNVIAGSGYEYVSEVYYAWSPVPSVSLRPNLQYILHPGGTSRNSDAFVIGLKSSVTF encoded by the coding sequence ATGCCTAACAAGATCAATTGCTCGCGGTGTTGGTCCGCGTATCTGCGTGCTGTCACCTCGGTGATTCTTGCGGTCGGTGCCGCCAGCGGGCACGCCTACGATGTATCGACCAGCCCTTATCTACTGGGAGACTGGGGAGGGACGCGTACGCGCCTGGAGGAACAGGGCGTGGCGTTCAGTTTCGGCTACGTTAGTGAAGTGGCGCACAACTTTTCAGGCGGCACTGATCGCTTGACGCGCTACACCGATCAGTGGGCGTTTGGGACCACGCTGGATACAAACAAGCTTTGGGGTTGGCAGGGCGGAACGTTCCAGTTCACCATGACCGACCGTAACGGACGGAACCTCGGGGCGGACGCGAATATCGGCAACAACATGCTCATCCAGGAAGTCTTCGGGCGCGGCCAAACATGGCTCCTGACGCAGTTGTGGATGAACCAGAAACTATTGGAAGATCGTCTGGAGCTGAAGCTTGGCCGCCTGACCGTGGGCGAGGACTTCTTCAGCTTCTCCTGCGACTTCCAGAACCTCACGTTCTGCGGCGCGCAACCGGGCAACCTGGTCGGCAGCTACTGGCTCAACTGGCCGACGAGCGTGTGGGGCTCGCGTCTAAAATATCACACGTCACAGGAAACCTACGTGCAAACTGGCGTGTATCAGGTCAACCCGAACTACGTCGACGAAAGTTGGTTGCGCCACAATGGCTGGAAACCAATCAATCCGAGCGGCACCACCGGCGCGCTGATTCCGATGGAAGTGGCGTGGCTACCAACCTGGCAGGGCCGTCCCGGCTCCTACAAGGTGGGGGGATGGTACAACACGTCGGACGGCAACGATCTGTTCCTCGACGTGAACGGTAACCCGCGCGGGGTGACAGGCCTTGACCCCCTCAAGCGCTCGGGGCAGTACGGCGTCTATCTGAATTTCCAACAGCAGGTCACCGGCACCAACGGCGGTCGCGGCGCAACGGTGTTCTTCAACTTCTCGCATGCTGACCGCAATACGGCGCAACTGGATCATCAAATCACGATGGGGGTTCAGTACAAGGGGCTGTTCGAGGGCCGCGCACGAGACTCGATCGGCTTTGCGGTGGGTGCCACCCACAACAATGCGCGTTATGCCGATTTCGTGAAACAGAACAATGCTCGCACCGGCCAGAATGTTATCGCGGGCAGCGGATACGAGTATGTAAGCGAGGTGTATTACGCTTGGTCTCCGGTGCCTTCGGTATCGCTTCGTCCAAATTTGCAATACATTCTCCATCCGGGTGGTACATCTCGTAACAGTGATGCCTTTGTGATTGGTCTGAAATCCAGCGTCACGTTCTAG